DNA from Methanomassiliicoccus luminyensis B10:
GTGGATTTCGTGAAGAAAGCCCCGGGCCTTCGCTCGAGGTACGCGAGGCCTCTGCTAGTCCCCGATCCCGTGAAGGATCCCCAGGGCGTCCTGGATATCCTGCTCAGGGATGGCGATAGCGGCAGCAGGAGCGTTCTGTACCCCACCTCGGACGCCTTCGTCCTGTTCATGTCGCGGTACCGCGACGAGCTGTCGGAGAGGTTCATCTTCAACATCCCTTCCGAGAGGGTGCTGGAGGGGATGGTGAACAAGCGGCTCCAATACGAGGAGGCCAACAGAGTGGGCACGCCCATCGCCAACACCCATTACCCCACTGACATGGCGGACATCGAGAGGATAGAGCATGACCTCGATTACCCGGTGTTCATCAAGCCATTGTACTCCCACCTGTGGCACGAGCGGTTCGGGAACAAGGGATTCAAGGTGGCGAACCCCCGCGAACTAGGCGCCAGGTTCGAGGAGATCTTCGCCGCGGGCCTGGAGGCGCTGGTGCAGTCGATAATTCTGGGCCCCAATACCAACCACGTCAAGGTGTGCGCGTACTATGGCACCGACGGCGGCCTGGGGGCGCTCTTCCAGACCAGGAAGCAGAGGCAGTATCCCACCGAGTTCGGGGTGGGGACGATCATGCACAGCATCCATGACCCCGAGGTCGCGAAGATGGGGCTGCGGTTCTTCGAGGGCGTCGGGTACCGGGGGGTCGGGTCGATAGAGTTCAAGCTGGACGATCGGGACGGGAAGTACAAGATGATCGAGCTGAACCCCCGGCTGTGGGCGCAGAACTCCCAGGCCACCTACGCCGGGGTCAATTTCTCGCTGATAGAGTACCTCGACGTGACGGGGCAGGGCATGGGGCCAGCCCCGGACTGGAAGGATAACGTCAGGTGGATGGACTCCTTCGAGGACCTCCAGGCGTTCAGCTGGTTCAAGGACTACGGGATGGTGAAGCGCAGGGACCTTATCAATTCCTGGATGACCATCGACTGCCACGCCTATTTTGCCTGGGACGACCTCGGCCCGGTATGGGCGCACACCGGGGGCGGAGTGGAGGCGGCGAAGCTCCTGGTGGCCCTCGGCAAGATGGGGCGCGCTGACCGGGTGTCCGAGAGCGTGCGGAGGGGGTACGCCCACCTCCGTCCGAGGAGGTCGATGAAGGAGGCTGTGGAGGTCAAACGTACCGGATGACGCCCTCGGGGACGTCCTTCTTTCTCTTCAGGCCGAGGTCCAGCCACAGGCCCAGGGCCTTGCCGAGGTCGTGGATGTATTCACCCGCGGCGAGGGCATTCCTCTCCACCACGGCGGCCAAGCGGTCCATCAGTTCGGGGGAGGGGATGAAATCCAGGCCTCTCCCGTTCCGGTCCAGCTCGAAGTGGATGACCCGGTCCGGCAGGGTGCAGAACTCCTCCCTGAGGAACGCGGGCTCCTCGGTCATCTTCAGCTCCATCTTCTTCCCCAGGTTGAGAGATGCCTTCTCTACCGTGCGGATCTCTTCCATGATCTGGGCGACGGCCCTTCTCCCCTTTAGGCAGTGGTCGTGGAAATCCTCCACCCTCACGCTCTCATAGTCGGCCTTGGCCGCCTTTTCGCACTCCCGCACCAGGTCCATGAGCTTGCCCATCTCCTCGAACATCGCCAGTAGTATGGCGAAGCGCATCCTGTCCTGGCCAGAGTATCTGTCCGCTTCGCCCAGGACATGATAGGAATTAGCGTTCTCCAGTATATGGGCGGCCAGGTCCTCGGCCGTCTGGAAGGCCACGTCCCTCGGGGGGTAGGCCACGTCAGGGTCACTGCTCATGTCTCTTCAATCCTCATCGACCCATATAATCCATTTGGCGAGCTCCTTCCACATGACGGGGCAAGGAGCGGGAGAGCTCGGCACGCATCTTTATCACCCCTCCGCTCATAACGTGAAGCCATGGAGAGCGAACAGGAGCTGTGGGCCCGGGCGAGGCAGCGCGCCGAGGACAAGATGGGGTTCTACATACACCTGGGATTCTTCATCCTGGTGAACGCAGCCCTGATCGGGATATGGTGGTTCACCGGAGGCGGGTTCTTCTGGCCGGCGTTCGTCCTGGGGTTCTGGGGCATCGGCCTGGCCGCGCACGCCATCGGGACCTTCGGCAGCGGGAGGTACACCGATCGGCTGGTCCAGAGAGAGTACGAGCGGCTCCGGGACCGGAAGTGACGTCCTAGTCCTCGATGATACGCAGGAAGATGCGGGCGAGAGCCCTCCTCTCCTCCGGCTCAGCGTGCGCCCATACCGAGGCCATGAGCTTTTCCTCCGGGGAGCCGGGGCATATCCTCTCGTTGATGAATTCCAGCACGTCCTCGGTTACGTCCACCAGGTGCTCCTCGGAGGGGTCCGTCTCCCTTGCCGATTCGACCGTCTCCTTCAGCGATCCTTTCCAGCCCTCCCAGTCCCTGGAGAAGTTGAACAGGTTCAGGCATGCCTCGACACTTTCCCGCGCGGAACCCGTGAGGTCTTCTTTCATGCCCTGAAAGTGGAGACTGATAGCTAATAATGGTTCTTCATAGGCACCATACTCTTTGGTGGGCCATTTGATGAGGGTTGCCGCCGATGAGGGGACGATGGCACCGCCTCGCGCAATCCTTCCCCCGGGACGGCGGCGCAAGGTTAATAATGTGATGTATATCACATGATGTGAACTATACCTCACATATTGTGGAGGGAATACCATATGAGGCGAGAACATGAGAACGCTTAGAAGGGGCAGGGGACACGACATAGATATTTATTCAGCATTATGCATGCTAATTAGAGCAGGGCTTACCAGAGAGGATGGAAGGTTCAGATGACTGCGGTAGAAGTAAAGGACCTGGTGAAGAACTTCGGGGATTTCCAGGCGGTCAAGGGCGCCTCCTTCTCCGTCGACGAGGGTGAGGTGTTCGGGCTCATCGGCCCCAACGGGGCGGGGAAGACCACCACTATGAGGATGATGTCCACTTTGCTGGAGATCAGCGGAGGGAGCATCAATCTGTTCGGCTACGACGTGAAGGAGCAGACCGACGAGGTGAGGAGGATCATCAGCTATCTGCCGGAGGAGGCGGGGGCGTACAAGAACCTCACCGGGCGGCAATACTTGTCGTTCATCGGCAAGTTCTTCGCCGAGGGCAAGGAGTTCGAGGACATATTGGAGCGGGGCATCAAGATCGCCAACCTGGGCGAGCGCATCGACGACAAGGTGGAAACGTACAGCAAAGGGATGACCCGCCGCCTGCTGGTCGGCAGGGCCCTGATGTTCAGGCCGCGCCTGGCCATTCTCGACGAGCTGACTTCGGGTCTTGATGTCATCAATGCGCAGAAGGTAAGGAACACGGTGAAGGACACCACCAAGGACGGAACGACCATCATCGTGTCATCCCATAACATGCTCGAGGTCGAGCTGATCTGCGACCGCATCGCCCTCGTGAACGATGGGCGCGTAGTGGAGCAGGGGACCCCCAATGAGCTGAAGAAGAAGTATGACGCATCCAACATCGAGGATGTCTTCGTGAGGGTGGTCGGATGAAGCGCAAGAGGAAGTCGCCGCTGGCTAACATCATGGGCAAGGAGATCAGGGAGATGCTCACCTTGGGCACCCTGATCCCCGTCATCGCGATGGCGATCCTGTTCGCCTCGCTGGGCGGCATGATCGGAGGAGTGCAGGACGAGGCGGAGAAGCCGCCGGTGATCGGACTGATAAACCAGGACACCGACACCGTGTGGGGCACCGGGGCCGCCGCAATGCTGGCCCAGAGCACCGAAGTGGTATATAACGGCACCAGCATCGAGGAGGGGCTGGAACATGTCTCCGACGCGGGCGGGGTCGCCCTGCTGGTGATCACACCCGATTTCGGGTACAACATCACCAATGATCGGCCGGGGACCATCCAAGTTTACTGGATAATGTACGGCGCGGGGATAATGGACTCCATATCCTCGTCGGTCGTGGACGTGCTCATCGACCAGGTCAACACCCAGCTGTCCGCGGTCCTGATCGAGCAGGGGAACACCAACGCGACGATGGTCCTGGACCCGACCACCAAGAGCGAGACCACCTATTTCAAGGAGAAGACCATGGAAGGGATCTCCCCGGCCACCATCTCCTCGACGCTGTCGTCCCAGTCGCTCATCATCCCGCTGGTAGTGATGATAGTGGTAATGATGTCCGGAGGCATGATCATAGCTTCCATGGGCATGGAGAAGGAGAACAAGACGCTGGAGACCCTGATGACCATGCCGGTCAAGCGCAGGGACATAGTCTTCGGCAAGCTGGGCGGCGCCGCGGTGGTCGGCCTGATCATGGCGGTCGTATACATGCTGGGCATGAACCAGTACATGGACTCGATGCAGAGCGTCTCCACCATCGACCTGGCCAAGTA
Protein-coding regions in this window:
- a CDS encoding carboxylate--amine ligase; translation: MVRSLGREGIPLVAVDFVKKAPGLRSRYARPLLVPDPVKDPQGVLDILLRDGDSGSRSVLYPTSDAFVLFMSRYRDELSERFIFNIPSERVLEGMVNKRLQYEEANRVGTPIANTHYPTDMADIERIEHDLDYPVFIKPLYSHLWHERFGNKGFKVANPRELGARFEEIFAAGLEALVQSIILGPNTNHVKVCAYYGTDGGLGALFQTRKQRQYPTEFGVGTIMHSIHDPEVAKMGLRFFEGVGYRGVGSIEFKLDDRDGKYKMIELNPRLWAQNSQATYAGVNFSLIEYLDVTGQGMGPAPDWKDNVRWMDSFEDLQAFSWFKDYGMVKRRDLINSWMTIDCHAYFAWDDLGPVWAHTGGGVEAAKLLVALGKMGRADRVSESVRRGYAHLRPRRSMKEAVEVKRTG
- a CDS encoding 2TM domain-containing protein, which codes for MESEQELWARARQRAEDKMGFYIHLGFFILVNAALIGIWWFTGGGFFWPAFVLGFWGIGLAAHAIGTFGSGRYTDRLVQREYERLRDRK
- a CDS encoding DUF3243 family protein — protein: MKEDLTGSARESVEACLNLFNFSRDWEGWKGSLKETVESARETDPSEEHLVDVTEDVLEFINERICPGSPEEKLMASVWAHAEPEERRALARIFLRIIED
- a CDS encoding ABC transporter ATP-binding protein, whose product is MTAVEVKDLVKNFGDFQAVKGASFSVDEGEVFGLIGPNGAGKTTTMRMMSTLLEISGGSINLFGYDVKEQTDEVRRIISYLPEEAGAYKNLTGRQYLSFIGKFFAEGKEFEDILERGIKIANLGERIDDKVETYSKGMTRRLLVGRALMFRPRLAILDELTSGLDVINAQKVRNTVKDTTKDGTTIIVSSHNMLEVELICDRIALVNDGRVVEQGTPNELKKKYDASNIEDVFVRVVG
- a CDS encoding ABC transporter permease — encoded protein: MKRKRKSPLANIMGKEIREMLTLGTLIPVIAMAILFASLGGMIGGVQDEAEKPPVIGLINQDTDTVWGTGAAAMLAQSTEVVYNGTSIEEGLEHVSDAGGVALLVITPDFGYNITNDRPGTIQVYWIMYGAGIMDSISSSVVDVLIDQVNTQLSAVLIEQGNTNATMVLDPTTKSETTYFKEKTMEGISPATISSTLSSQSLIIPLVVMIVVMMSGGMIIASMGMEKENKTLETLMTMPVKRRDIVFGKLGGAAVVGLIMAVVYMLGMNQYMDSMQSVSTIDLAKYGLVLDATDYVLVGVSLFLAVLGALTLCMLLGAMARDYKSAQSLTLPVSLLAMVPLFILMMKDFATLPTAIQGALFLIPFTHPMMAMNNLMFDDYTLVLAGIGYELVFVIVTIAIAVWIFKKDMLVSGRQKRNKGAGGKKVWPGAKLGIKKGESTERKEGTPLWKDLGK